AGCCTTTCGTTCAATGCGCCGCGATTACTTCGATGGGATCCGCTGCGTTCTCTGCGCGGCGGATGCGCGGCAACAACAGCTGAATCCAGCCGAGCGCGAGCAGATAGGAAACGCTCGCGAACAGGAACAACGGCAGGTAGCCGAGCCCCGCCGCCAGCACCGCGCCGGCGATCTTGGCGATCGCCATCCCGCCAAGGTTGCCGCAGAACGCGCCGAACGCCGTGACCCGGCCGACCTTCGCGCGCGGGGTGACGTCGGCGATCACTGCGAACAGCGTGGTCGAAAAGGCCTGGTGCCCGGCCATGGTCAGCGCGAGGATCAGCGTCGCGCTCCACAGATCGCCGGAATAGAGCGCGAGCGGCACCGGCAGCACCACCAGCCCGGCGACCAGCATCGTGCCCTTGCGGACGCGGTCGAGATTGCGCCCGCGGACCAGCAACCGGCTGGCCAACGTTCCCGCGATCAGCGCGCCGATCGCCGCGCCGGTGTAGGCGATCGCCAGTGGCGGCCCCAGCTGGGTGCCGGTCAGCCCGAACTGGCGATGGAAGAAATCAGGCATCCAGAACAGCATCAGCCACCAGGTCGAATCCGACAGCACCTTGGCGAACGCGATCGCCCAGGTGCGGCGTTCCCGCAGGATCGGGCCATAGACCGTGTCGGCGGCCGCAGCCGGCTCGCCGCTGCCGTCGGCGAACTTCACGCCGCGGACGACGATAAGCCACACCCCGGCCCAGATCACGCCGACCAGTCCCGCGATCACGAACGCCGCGCGCCAGCCATAGACTGCCGCCAGCAGCGGAATCAGCAATGGCGCGACGATGCCGCCAATGCTGCCGACTGCGTTGGAGATGCCATATCCGGTCGATCGCAGATGCGGCGGGAACACCGCGGCGATCGTCTTGATCCCGCTCGGCGTGCCCATCGCTTCGGTCGCGCCCAGCGCGGCGCGGACAAAGGTGAACTGGCCCATGGTGACTGCCCAGGCATGGCCGATCGCGGCGAGGCTCCAGGTGAAGACGCCCAGCGGGTTGGCCCATTTCACTCCGGCCTTGTCGACGATCCAACCGGTGAACAGGAACGCGACCGCGGCCGATCCCTGAAACCAGGCGGCGAGCGTGCCATAGTCATTGTCGCTCCAGCCCAGGTCCGCCGAGATCACCGGCTTGAGCACGGCGATGATCTGCCGATCGACCAGATTGAGGATGCCGGCAACGAGCACCAGCCCAAACAGCACCCAGCGGCGTGCGGGAGACAGGTTCATGCGAACGTCACCTGGCGTCCGCCCTGGACGAGCGGGATGGCGTTGCGGCGCAGCTGCCGCGTGCCCGGATTGAGCATCGCCTCGGCGGTATATTGGGCGAGATAGACTCGCCGCGCGCGATCGGTCCGGTTGGCGCCGGTCGCGTGCAGCGTGCGGCTGGAAAAGGCGACGACGCTGCCCGCGGGCGCCTCGATCGCGACCGCATCGCCTTCGTCGACATCGACCGCTAGATCGTTGCTCGCCGCGCGCCGCGCATGGGGCAGGATTCCTGCGCGGTGACTGCCGGGGACGACGCGCACCGTGCCGTTATCGAGCGTGGCGTCGTCGAGGGGGCACCAGCAGGTGAGATAGGGCAAGTGATCAGACGGGCCGCCATTGCCGACGACATAGCCCGAATCCTGGTGCCAGCTGAACGGCAGCCCGCCCTCCGGCCCCTTCACGACATATTGATCGAAGAAGAAATAGGCGGTGTCGCCCAGCGTCGCGCGGCAGATATTCGCCATTGCCTCGCTGAACAGCATGCGGCGCAGCGCAGGCTGCTCGCGCTGGCATTCATTGGCGAAATAGCGCTTTCCGCGATGGCTTATCCCGAGCGTATCGACGCCCGCCGCGTCCATCCGCGCATCCTCACGCGTGACGAAGCCGTCGCATTGCTCGCGCAGCAGATTGAGCAGATCGCCGGTCAGGACGCCCTCGAAAACGGCAAATCCCTGCTCCGCGAACTGGGACGACTGGCGCTGATAGCTCATCCCGCGATGCTAGGCGGCCCAGGCCCGCGTGCCCAATCAAGAAAATCTATCAACTCCCACCAGATAGATGGAGATTGATCTGCGCGCGCCGTCAGCCAAGCGGCCGGTGATCGAGCCGCGGCAATACGTGACGCGCGAACAGATCGGCCTCGGCTGCATGGGGATAGCCCGACAGGATAAACGCCTCGATTCCCTCGGCGCGATACGCTTCCAGCTTGGCGAGTACCTGATCTGGATCGCCGACGATCGCCGCGCCGCAGCCCGATCGCGCGCGGCCGATACCAGTCCACAGATTGTCCTCGATATATTCGCCGCCCGAGGCTTCGCGCAGCTCGGCTTGGCGGCGCACGCCTGCCGACCCGCTGTCGAGCGAGTTGGCACGGATCTTCGCGCCGGTGTCGCCGTCCAGCCGCGAGATCAATCGGTCGGCAGCGGCACGCGCAGCCTCTTCCGTCTCGCGTACGACCACATGTACGCGGTAGCCGAAGCGCAGACTGCGCCCTTCCCGCTCCGCCCGCTCGCGCAGGTCGGCGATGATCGCGCGCATGCCGGGCAGCGTATCGGGCCACATCAGATAGACGTCGGCGCCTTTGGCGGCCGCATCGCGCGCCGGGTCCGACAATCCGCCGAAATAGAATTGCGGAGCGCGGCCCGAAACGGTGCCGATCCGCGGCGGCTTGAGCTTGAGCTTCCAGAACTCGCCTTCGTGATCAAGCGCCTCGCCGTTCAGCAATGTGCGCAGGATCGACATTGCCTCGACCGTCCGCGCGTATCGCGGCGCGCTCTCCAGCACCTCGCCCGGCAAGTCGCTGGAGATGATGTTCACGGCGAGCCGCCCGCCCAGCATCTGGTCGATCGTGGCGATCTGGCGCGCCAGTTGAGGTGGCCAGCTCTCGCCGATCCGCACGGCCATCAGCAACCGGATGCGCTTGACCCAGGTCGCGATCGCGGCAGCAAAGGCAGTCGTGTCGATCCCCAGCGCATAGCCCGACGGGAGCAGGACATTGTCGAAGCCCAGCGAATCGGCCTGGAGCACGATGTCGCGGCAATGCTCCCAGCTAGATTGCAGCCGCGTATCGGGGACACCGAGAAACTCATAGTCGTCGTCGCACAGCGCCGAAAACCAGCTCACTTCGCAAGGAGGCAGGGACAAATCGTCCTCGTTCAAAGTTGGACGCTTGGGCCGCACAAGCTTTTCGATCTTGTGGGGTCCGGGCGTTCGGGTGACAGGCCGGTCTCCTCTCCCTTGGCACAGGCAGCATGACTGAGACAATCCGCTACGGGCTGGTCGGAACCGGCATGATGGGCTGCGAGCATATCCGCAACATCCGGCTGATCCCCGGCGCACGCATCACTGCGATCGCCGATCCGGTCGAGGCGTCGCTCGGCTGGGCGGACGCCTCGCTGGGCGACGAGCGGCCCGCGCGCTTCCGCAGCGCGGGGGAGCTGGCAGAACGCGGCGAGATCGACGCCGTGATCATCGCCTCGCCCAACAACACGCATCGCGACGTGCTCGCGCCGCTGTTCGAACGCGGCATTGCGATCCTTTGCGAAAAGCCGCTCGCGACGACGCTTCCGGACGCGCGCTGGATCGTCGAACAGGCCGAACGCCACGCCGCGCCGTTCTGGACAGGCATGGAATATCGCTACATGCCGCCGGTCGCCGAGTTCGTCCGCCAGGTGCATGGCGGTCGCATTGGCGCGCTGCACATGGTGTCGATGCGCGAGCACCGCTTCCCCTTCCTGCCCAAGGTCGGCGACTGGAATCGCTTCGCGCGCAATACTGGCGGTACGATGGTCGAAAAATGCTGCCATTTCTTCGATCTGATGCGCCTTATCACCCGGAGCGAGGCCGTGCGCGTCTATTGTTCGGGCGCGATCGACGTGAACCACCGGGACGAGCGCTATGGCGGCGAGAGTCCCGATATCATCGACAATAGCTTCACCGTGGTCGATTTCGCCGACGGCACGCGCGCGATGCTCGATCTGTGCATGTTCGCCGAGGGTGTCGAGCACCAGGAAGAAATCTCGGTGACGGGGGACAAGGCGCGGCTCGACGTGCTGGTCCCGCCGGGCGACCTGATCTTCTCGCCGCGCGTCCCCTTCCGCGCCGCCAAGCAAGTCGAGCGCACGCCCGTAGCGGTAGATGAAGTCGCCATGGCGGCGGGCTCGCACCACGGCGCGACCTTCCACCAGCATGAAGCATTTGCCCGTGCAGTGCGGGGCGACGGGCCGGTCGAAGTGACTGCGCTGGACGGGCTGCGCGCCGTCGCGATCGGCACCGCCGCCGAGATCAGCGCACGCGAAAGGCGCGTGGTGACGCTGGCCGAACTCGACGCGCTGTAAGGGACAGCCCAGCACAGGAGATCACGGCAAGGTCGCAAGCTGGCTCGAAGACTATGCCGTCGCCTTTACGCCCAGCTCCGCCGGGGCGAACATCGGCACGCCGCCGATCCACGTCACGCAGGGCGCCAGGTCCGCGTCGAGGACTACCCAGTCGGCACGCTTGCCCGGCGCCAGCGTACCATGAGTCGCGGAGAGGCCGAGGAATGCCGCCGCGGATTCGCTAGACATGCGCACAACCTCGGCGGGCGCCAGCCCCGTGATCGAAACCGTGTTGCGGAACGCCGCTGCCATGTCGAGGTCCGAGCCGGCGAGCGTGCCGTCCTCATAGGTGCACACGCCGTCGCGCACTTGGATGCGCTTGCCTTGCAGCACGAAAGCAGCCTGGTCGGTCCCGACGCTGGGCATCGCGTCGGTCACCAGCATGATGCGGTCCACCCCCTTGGCGCGGATCGCAATGCGCACCGTCGCAGGGTGGAGATGCGCATTATCGACGATCAGCCCGCACCATGTGCCCGGCAGGTCGAGCGCCGCGCCGACGGCGCCGGGCGCGCGGTGCGTGAGCGGCGACATCGCGTTGAACAAATGGGTGAAGCCGGTCACGCCTGCGTCCACCGCCGTGCGCACTTCGTCGTAGGTGGCGTTGGTATGCCCCGCGCAGACAAGGACGCCGTGGCGAACCAGCGTCCGCAGAAACGCTGGCGCGACCATCTCGGGTGCGACGGTCAGCACCACGCGCCCTGCCCGCGGCCTGCACAGCAGTTCGACCATGGCCGCGTCGATCGGGACGATCCGGTCGGCCTCGTGGATGCCGCGCTTGGCGGCATTGATGAACGGGCCCTCGATATGGACGCCGACGACGCCCGGTACGCCCGCCGCGATCGCGGCATCGGCGGCGTCCAGCGCGGCCGCGATCCGCTCCGAAGAATCGCTGATCAGCGTCGGCAGGAAGGCAGTGGTGCCGAAGCGGCCATGCGCGGCGCCGATCGCCGCGATCGCGTCGACGCTGATGTCATCGTTGAACAACACGCCACCGCCGCCATTGACCTGAACGTCGATGAAGCCCGGGACCAGCCACCCGCCGTCGAGATCGATATCGAGCTCGCCGGACACACCCGGCTCGATCGCGGAAATCCTGCCATCAACGATTGCGATGGTCGCGGCATCCAGCACGGTACGACCGGCCACCACATTGCCGTTAGCAACGCTGATCTTCATTTCGTGCAAGTCACTCTGTTGAGGGAGGGCTTCTTTGCACGATCAAGCGCCCGCGCGACCGGAACGGGGTCGACCGCTGCCCCGCGCGGCCTGCATGCGCTGTCGATCCTCACGTGGCGGAGCCCCTTTCCGTACGGACATTCAGCCCGCCCGAACCATGGAATGGCGTAGAATGTATTTAAAAATGGCACAATAGGTATCTTAAAGGTACTATCAGCCTCGCATCAGATCCGGATGATCCACTGCCGCCGCCGCAGATAATCGACGCAGACGAAAATCAGCGCGATGTACAACACCACCGGCACCAGCGCCGCAGCGGGATCACCGAGCGGTCCGCGCAGCGCCCGAAACGGCACCAGCATCAGGTCCCAGGTCGGCACCATCGCAGTGAATTCGTGCAGGGCATAGGCGGCGATGGCATTGATGCCGAACGCAGTGCCGAAAATAACGAACGCCCGCGTCGCGCCGCGCAGTTCCCGGTCGCGGTCCAGCCAGGCATGGAGCCCCGCCAGCGCCAGCGTAGTGAGCCCGCAGGTCACTAATACGAAGCTGCTCGACCAGATGTCCTTGACGACAGGGAAGACGAAGCCCCAGGCGATTCCCCCGACCAGCATACCCCCGCCCGCCAGCGCCAGTGTCCGCGCCGAACCGGCGGAACGCCGCAGCAGATATTCGCCGATCGCGACGCCGATCAGCCCGTGCGCGATGGCCGGAAGCGTGCCGAGCAGCCCTTCCGGATCATAGCCCTCGGGCCCCTTCACATAATTATGGCCGCCGCCGCCCAGCAGCACCCGATCGAACGACGCTACGAAATTATGTCCACGCACCCAGATGTCATTGGGCAGGCCGTCCAGCGCCGGCAGCAGCGTCAACGGCCAGTAGAGCACCAGGATCGCGGCAAGGATCGCCAGGCGCACCTTGGGGCTGCAGGCGAGGAACAGCAGCGCACAGGCAGCATAGACCATGCCGATCCGCTGGAGGACGCCGAACAGGCGCCACGTTCCCGAAGACGAATCGGCGAACCAGTACAGATTGGAGATGATGAACCCGAGCAGGAACAGCCGCGCCGCACGCCACAGGATCGCGTTCTTGTCCGCCGGCTCGCCCCCTTGCTTGGTCCGGCCAAGCGCCAGCGGAATGGCGACGCCGACCATCATCAGGAAGCCGGGGAAGACAAGGTCGGCGAGCGCGAGTCCATCCCACGACGCATGCAGCAGAAGCGGGAACACCTGCGCCTCCGCACCATATTTCATCGCCGCAGTCGAATTGACCAGGATCATGCCGACTACGGTAAGCCCGCGCAGGACATCCAGCGAGAGCAACCGCTGCCGCCCGGTGCCCGATATGTTCGCTTTCCCGCCCATCGTCGCCCCTCCAGTTTGCCTCGTCGACCCGTATAGACACTGTCGCAGATATGTAGTCTATTGGTCATGCGTTAAGTCGGATTGGTATTATCGACGGCGCCAGGGGACAAGCCGCAAACGACGGCGACAAGGGGAAACAGGGCATGGCACGCAAGGGGTCACTTGGATCGTTCGTAAGCAAGAAACTGCGCGAAACCGCCTGTTGCGCGGCGATATCCGCCGCGATGGTCGCACCGGCCTGGGCACAGGAAGCACAGACTGCCGACTCCGAAGACGACATCGTCGTCACCGGCCTGCGCGAAAACCTCGATTCGGCGCAGAACCGCAAGCGTAACTCTGACACGGTGGTCGATTCGATCACGGCCGAGGACATCGGCTCCTTCCCCGACAAGTCGGTCGCCGAGGCGCTCCAGCGCGTTCCCGGCATCACCGTCGTGCGCTTCGCCGGCACCGACGACACCTCGCACTTCTCCGCCGAACCCTCCGGCGTCATCGTCCGCGGCCTTCCCCAGGTTCGCTCGGAGTTCAACGGCCGCGACACCTTCTCGGCAAACAGCTCGCGCGGACTCAGCTGGCAGGACATCTCCCCCGAGCTGCTCACCGGAATCGATACCTATAAGAACCAGACGGCGGACCTGATCGAAGGCGGCATCGCCGGATCGATCAATTTGCGTACGCGCCTTCCGTTCGATTCCGAGAAGGACGTGATCTCACTCGGCGTAATCGGCAATTACGGCGACATCGCCGGCAAGATCACCCCTGAACTCTCGGGCGTGATCACCAAGCGCTGGAACACCGGCGCGGGCGAATTCGGCGCGATGCTCAACCTTGCCTACAGTCACGTGAAGACAGCGAGCCAGGGCATTCAATATGATCGCATCGCGATCTTCGCGCCGGGCACGTTCGGCACCGACACGACGTACATCCCCAACGGCATCTACATGCGCGACAATTTGTACGACCGTAAGCGCATCGGCATCTCAGGGGCGCTGCAATGGCGTTCGGAGGACGGCTCGAAGGAGCTGACCGCCCAATATACGCGCTCGCAATACAAGAACAGCTGGCGCGAATATGCGATCTATTCCTCTGGCGCGAGCGCGCTCGAGCTCTACGGCCGTCCCACGGACTATGTGTTCAGCGATGCCAGCCTGATCCAGCCGCTCCAGGGGACTGCCCCCTTCACCTTCGACGATGACGGCAATTTCACCTCGGGCTCGTGGTCCGCGCCGCGCCCCTATGTCGGCGAAGGCAATGAGAATCTCGGGCTCGGCGTCAATTCGAGCGGCCAGGCATTCTTCAACCGTTGCTATTCCTGGGAAGGCTGCACCAATCCGCAGCGCGCGCCACAGCTCGACACTGCCGCGAACGCACTGAAGAACAAGCAGTACACCCAGGATTTCGCACTGAACTTCAAATGGGACGCCTCGGAGCGCATCCACCTGAATTTCGATGCGCAATATGTCGATTCAGAGGTTCACAACTACAATGCCTCGGTCACCGCTCGGACCTATGCGAACACTTTCGTCGATGCGACAGGCAAGTATCCGACGTTGCAGATCAATCCGGCGGTGGCGGACAACATCAATCTGTCGGCAGGCGGGATCACCAACCCCAACAACTACTATTACTACGCGATCACCGATCACACCGAGGATAGCGACGGCCATGAACTCGCGCTCCGCGCCGATGTCGAATATGATATCGATTCGACCTGGCTCAGCTCGCTCAAGCTCGGCGCCCGCTATGCCGATCGCGACCAGACGGTGCGCTGGGGCGCCTATAACTGGGCGAACATCGCCAATACCTGGACCTATACCCAGGCGCCCTATTTCAACACGGACCGCCCGGTATATCCCGCCGGCAATACCACGAACTTCACCTTCGGGTCGGACTTCTTCAACGGCAATCAGATCGACAGTCGCGAATTCGTGTTCTTCAACATGGACAAGCTGGAGAACCGCGAAACGCTGGGCGCCGCGCTCGGCCGTCCCACCATCGGCGTCGGCGATTATTATCCGGTCTGCTCGAATGCGGGCTACCGGGCCGGCGAGACGATCGAAGGCGATTATGGCTGCTATCTGCCCGGCGACATCCTCAAGCTGAGCGAGACCACTGCAGCGGGCTATGCGATGCTCAAATTCGGCGGCCGCGAGGCGCAGATCGGCGGCGTCGGGGTTTCGGGCAATGTCGGAGGTCGCCTGATCTTCACGGTGAACGAGACCGCGGGCTCGCTGAGCTATGCCACGCCGTTCACTGCCAACCAGCTCTTGTGCGAGCGCGGCACCAATCCGGATACCGGCCTGCCCACTGCCAGTGCAGGATGCGTCACCACACCTGCCGAGATCGCCTTCAGCACCGGCGGCAGCGTCGCGAACACCGCGCGTGAGGACCATGTCCACTTCCTGCCGAGCTTCAACCTCAAGCTCGACTGGACCGACAAGCTGCTCAGCCGCGTCGCATATTCCAGGGCGATCTCGCGGCCCGATGTCGGCCTGTTGCGCAACTTCACGACGATCACCCGGCTGTCGCCGAGCCTCACCGATCGTTCGAACCCGGACATCGTCTTCGGTCCCGATGGCCAGACGATCGTGGGGTATAACTGGAGCTATCGCGGCCAGGCGGGCAACCCGCGGCTCAAGCCGATCGAGGCCGATCAGTTCGACCTGACTCTGGAATATTACTTCGCGCGCGCCGGATCGTTCACTGCGACCGGTTTCTACAAGAAGTTCAACAACTACATCCAGTCGGGCACCTACAATCTCGGCGTCACGAATAACGGCGTGACACGAAATGTGCTGGTAACCGGCCCGATGAACGGCGACGGCGCGTCGATCAAGGGTGCCGAATTCGCCTTCCAGAGCTTCTTCGACTTCCTGCCGGGATTGCTCAGCGGCTTCGGCATCCAGGCGAACTACACCTATGTCTCGAACAACGGCATCGAGACGATCAACCTGACCAACGAGACCGCAGGCGGAACCGCGGGCGGCGGCGTCAGCTATGACGCCACTGCCGTGAAAGCCAAGGCACTCGAAGGCATTTCCGAGCACAGCTACAACCTTGTCGGCATGTACGAAAAGGGGCCGATTTCGGCACGCGTCGCGTATAACTGGCGCTCGAAATACCTGGTGACCGCGATCGATTGCTGCGTCGGCCTGCCGATCTGGCAGGATGCCACGGGGTATCTCGATGCGTCGATCCGCTGGCGGCTTACCCCGCAGTTCGAATTGAGCCTGCAGGGCAGCAACCTGCTGGGCACCGACACGATCCTGTATCAGCAGGTGGACAATACGGGGCTGCTCAAACCCAATGCCTGGTTCAAGAACGACCGGCGCATCCAGGCCGGCATCCGGTTCACGATGTGATCCGCCCCGGGGGCCGGCCGTGGCTGGCCCCCGCCGGCACATTTGCTAGAACCGGGTAATGGCGGGACCCTTCCGGATCGTAATCGTCGGCGGCGGCACGGCGGGCTGGATGTGCGCGGCGGCGTGCGCCAGCAAGCTCGATCCCGCGCGGTACGACGTTCGGCAGATCGAATCCGAGGAGATCGGCACGGTAGGCGTCGGCGAAGCGACGCTGCCGCAGATGAAGGACTTCAACGACTTCCTCGGCATCGACGAAGCCGAATTCATGGCGGCGACCCAGGCGACCTTCAAGCTGGGCATCGAGTTCGTCGACTGGGGACAGATCGGCAACCGCTATATCCACCCCTTCGGCAATTTCGGCCGCCCGATCGGCGAAGCCGAGTTCTTCCACTATTGGCTGCGCGCGCGAGAGACCGCCGGGCCGCTGTCCGACTATTGCCTGCCGATCGTCATGGCATGGCAGAACCGCTTCGGCTTCGCGGCGAGCGACCCCGCGGATCCCAGATCCGCGTTCTCGCACGCCTATCATCTCGATGCCTCGCTCTACGCGCGTTATCTGCGCGGCTGGGCCGAGGCACGCGGGCTCAAGCGGATCGAAGGCAAGATCACCCAAGTCGCGCAACATCCCGAAAGCGGCGATATCGCATCGGTGACGCTCGAAGCGGGCGATGTCGTCCAGGGCGACCTGTTCGTCGATTGCTCGGGCTTTCGCGGCCTGCTCATCGAACAGACGCTCGCAACCGGGATCGAGGATTGGTCGCATTGGCTCCCCTGCGACCGGGCGATGGCGGTGCCGTGCGAGCGCGCCGGTGCGCTGACGCCCTATACGCGCTCGACTGCAGTCGAAGCCGGCTGGCAATGGCGGATCCCGCTCCAGCACCGCACCGGCAACGGCTATGTCTATGCCAGTGCCTTCCTGTCCGACGACGAGGCAGCGACGCTGCTGCTGTCGCGGCTCGATGGTGCGCCCCTGGCCGATCCGCGGCCGCTTAGGTTCAAGGCATGCAAGCGGCGCAAGGCGTGGAACCATAATATTATCGCGATGGGCCTCGCCGGTGGATTCCTCGAGCCGCTGGAGTCCACCAGCATCTATCTCGTCCAGATGGCCGTCGCCTTCCTGCTGACGCTGCTGCCCGATCGGCGCGGCATCGATCCTGCGCTCGCAGCCGAGTATAATCGCGTGATGGATGTCGAATATGACCGCATCCGCGACTTCCTCATTCTACACTATCACGCCACCGAGCGGGACGATGCCGAAATCTGGCGATATTGCCGCGCTATGCCGATCCCGGACAGCCTTGCCGACAAGATCGAGCGTTTCCGGCATCGCGGACACATCCGCGAATATCGAGACGGGCTGTTCGGACCGCCGAGCTGGCAGGCGGTGTTCATCGGCCAGGGCGTCGAGCCCGCAGCGCATGACGTCATCGCCGACCTGATACCCGACGCAGTGCTCGCCAAACGCATGCACGAACTACGCGCGGTGATCGCCTCCGCGGCAGGTGCGATGCCCGATCATACCGCCATGGTGACGCGCTATTGCCCAGCCGGACCCGCCGCATGAAGCTTCGCCGCGTCGTCGTCATCGGCCATGGCATCGCGCCGGCAATGGCGGCGATCGCGCTGCGCCGCGCCTTTGGCAGCGACGGGATGGAAGTCGAGTGGATCGAGACTCCCGGCGAGGTAGCGGCACATCAGGTCGTGGCGTCCCTGCCGAACCTGCGCGCCTTCCATACGCTGCTCGGCCTGAGCGAGGCCGAAGTGCTGCGCGCCGGTCGCGGTACGCTGACGCTGGGCCGGCAATATCTCGGCTTTGGCGGCGGTGAGAACGACTTCCTGCACTGCTACGGTCCCGTCGGTCGCCCGGTCGCCACGCAACCGTTCATGCAATTCTGGATCAAGGCGCGGCAGGCGGGTCTGCCGGCGCAGTTCGAGCATTTCAGCCGCGAGGCCGTCGCGGCGCGCAGCGGGCGTATTCGTACCGCCGATGCGCCGGGGGTATCGGCGACGGCCTATGGCTACCACCTAGACGCGGCGGGTTATGCGGCGCTGCTGCGGGCGCAGGCTGTGCGATCGGGCGTGACGATCACCCCCGATCGCTCTCCGGCCGCGGTCATCGGGCGTAGGGCGGTCTCCGCGATCCGGCTGTCCGACGGTCGTTCGGTGGCGGGAGATCTCTATGTTGATGCCAGCGAAGCGCAGGCAGTGCGGTCCGCGTTCGGCGATAGCGGTCTCGCCGATGCCTCGATTTCGAGCTGCAACCGGCTGATGCTGGCGTCGGGCCCCCCGCTTCGCCCGCTGCCGCTCTACGGCCGCGTCGTCGCCCATCATGCTGGCTGGTCGGCGCTTATGCCGTTGCAGGATCGCACCGCTGTCGTCGTTTGCTATGACAGCGCCGAGATGGCCGACGACGAAGCCAGGACGCTGCTTGGCGTGCCACTCGTTGCGGAACCGCTGTTCTTGCCGCTGACTGCCAGCGAAAACCTGCGTCCTTGGGCAGGCAATGTCGTGGCGCTCGCCAGCGATTCCGAGCCGCTGGCAGCAACCGGTCTCCACCGGCTCCAGATCGCGATCACGCACCTCGTCGCGCTGTTCCCGGTCCGCAGCGATGCGATGCCCGAGGCGGACATCTACAACGAGGAACTCGCCGCCTGGCACGCGCGGCTGCGGGACTTCGAGGCCGTGCGTTACGCGCTCAACCTGCGCGACGAGCCCTTCTGGGGCGCCGCTCGCGCCCGTCCGCGCTCCGCCCAGCTCGATGCCAGGATCGGCCTGTTTGGCGCCCGCGGCATGATCAGCGAATATAATCAGGAAAGCTTCGCGCCGGACGAATGGCAGGCCTGCCTGCTTGGTCACGGCCTGATGCCGCGATCCTATGATTCCCAGATCGACAGAGTCGACGAGCAGCACGCAATGGCGGACTTCCGCGATCAGCTCCTCGCGATCCGCGCGGACGTAACCGCGATGGACACACACGAAGCCGCGCTGGCGAAGGCGCTGTCGCAATGACGGTGCCCGGCATCCGAGACATCGTGATCGTCGGCGGCGGAACGGCGGGCTGGATGTGCGCAGCGGCGCTCGCCCACACGCTGGGCGGCACCGACCATCGCATCACGCTGATCGAATCCGACGCGATCGGCATCGTAGGCGTCGGCGAGGCGACCGTGCCCTCGATCCGCGAATTCAATCGGCTGCTGCGGATCGACGAAGACGAGTTCCTCCGCGCCACCAAGGGCAGCTTCAAGCTTGGCATCGAATTCGTCGGCTGGAACGGCGCGGACCAACGCTATTTCCACCCCTTCGGCTATTTCGGCGTCGATATGTCCGGCATCGGCTTCCACCACCATTGGCTGCGCCATATCGAGCAAGCCGGGATCGAGGATCCGTGGCACTACAATATGGAAGCGCAGGCAGCCAGCGCGGGCCGCTTTGCCCGCGAAACGCGCCACGGGCCGGTCAATCACGCCTTCCACTTTGACGCAGGCCTCTATGCCCGGTTCCTCCGCGAGCGCGTGGAGGGCCGCGGCGTCACGCGGATCGAAGGTGAAATCGTCGATGTCGCGCTCGACAGCGAAAACGGCCATGTCACCAGCATCGCGCTCAAGTCCGGTGCGCGCATCGACGGAGACTTGTTCATCGATTGCTCGGGGTTCCGCGGCCTGCTGATCGAAGGCGCGCTC
This genomic stretch from Sphingomonas sp. LM7 harbors:
- a CDS encoding MFS transporter — translated: MNLSPARRWVLFGLVLVAGILNLVDRQIIAVLKPVISADLGWSDNDYGTLAAWFQGSAAVAFLFTGWIVDKAGVKWANPLGVFTWSLAAIGHAWAVTMGQFTFVRAALGATEAMGTPSGIKTIAAVFPPHLRSTGYGISNAVGSIGGIVAPLLIPLLAAVYGWRAAFVIAGLVGVIWAGVWLIVVRGVKFADGSGEPAAAADTVYGPILRERRTWAIAFAKVLSDSTWWLMLFWMPDFFHRQFGLTGTQLGPPLAIAYTGAAIGALIAGTLASRLLVRGRNLDRVRKGTMLVAGLVVLPVPLALYSGDLWSATLILALTMAGHQAFSTTLFAVIADVTPRAKVGRVTAFGAFCGNLGGMAIAKIAGAVLAAGLGYLPLFLFASVSYLLALGWIQLLLPRIRRAENAADPIEVIAAH
- a CDS encoding phytanoyl-CoA dioxygenase family protein — its product is MSYQRQSSQFAEQGFAVFEGVLTGDLLNLLREQCDGFVTREDARMDAAGVDTLGISHRGKRYFANECQREQPALRRMLFSEAMANICRATLGDTAYFFFDQYVVKGPEGGLPFSWHQDSGYVVGNGGPSDHLPYLTCWCPLDDATLDNGTVRVVPGSHRAGILPHARRAASNDLAVDVDEGDAVAIEAPAGSVVAFSSRTLHATGANRTDRARRVYLAQYTAEAMLNPGTRQLRRNAIPLVQGGRQVTFA
- a CDS encoding LLM class flavin-dependent oxidoreductase, producing MSLPPCEVSWFSALCDDDYEFLGVPDTRLQSSWEHCRDIVLQADSLGFDNVLLPSGYALGIDTTAFAAAIATWVKRIRLLMAVRIGESWPPQLARQIATIDQMLGGRLAVNIISSDLPGEVLESAPRYARTVEAMSILRTLLNGEALDHEGEFWKLKLKPPRIGTVSGRAPQFYFGGLSDPARDAAAKGADVYLMWPDTLPGMRAIIADLRERAEREGRSLRFGYRVHVVVRETEEAARAAADRLISRLDGDTGAKIRANSLDSGSAGVRRQAELREASGGEYIEDNLWTGIGRARSGCGAAIVGDPDQVLAKLEAYRAEGIEAFILSGYPHAAEADLFARHVLPRLDHRPLG
- a CDS encoding Gfo/Idh/MocA family protein codes for the protein MTETIRYGLVGTGMMGCEHIRNIRLIPGARITAIADPVEASLGWADASLGDERPARFRSAGELAERGEIDAVIIASPNNTHRDVLAPLFERGIAILCEKPLATTLPDARWIVEQAERHAAPFWTGMEYRYMPPVAEFVRQVHGGRIGALHMVSMREHRFPFLPKVGDWNRFARNTGGTMVEKCCHFFDLMRLITRSEAVRVYCSGAIDVNHRDERYGGESPDIIDNSFTVVDFADGTRAMLDLCMFAEGVEHQEEISVTGDKARLDVLVPPGDLIFSPRVPFRAAKQVERTPVAVDEVAMAAGSHHGATFHQHEAFARAVRGDGPVEVTALDGLRAVAIGTAAEISARERRVVTLAELDAL
- the nagA gene encoding N-acetylglucosamine-6-phosphate deacetylase, with amino-acid sequence MKISVANGNVVAGRTVLDAATIAIVDGRISAIEPGVSGELDIDLDGGWLVPGFIDVQVNGGGGVLFNDDISVDAIAAIGAAHGRFGTTAFLPTLISDSSERIAAALDAADAAIAAGVPGVVGVHIEGPFINAAKRGIHEADRIVPIDAAMVELLCRPRAGRVVLTVAPEMVAPAFLRTLVRHGVLVCAGHTNATYDEVRTAVDAGVTGFTHLFNAMSPLTHRAPGAVGAALDLPGTWCGLIVDNAHLHPATVRIAIRAKGVDRIMLVTDAMPSVGTDQAAFVLQGKRIQVRDGVCTYEDGTLAGSDLDMAAAFRNTVSITGLAPAEVVRMSSESAAAFLGLSATHGTLAPGKRADWVVLDADLAPCVTWIGGVPMFAPAELGVKATA